Part of the Pseudomonas sp. M30-35 genome is shown below.
CAGGTGCAGTAAGCAGCATGAAATTGACTGATTACTCAGCGCCCTACTTTCATCGCCGCGTTTCAATTTTTACTAGTTTGCCATCAATAAACTTCAGGTATCGAGACGCGCCGTTATCAGGGCCGTATACCCAGTTTTCAATGGTGACTGAATTGTTTTGCGGTAGGCCGTTAGCCCCAATCACTGGTGGGATTGTCTGGCTTGACGCAGGCTCGCCGCATTTATCCAGAACGACTAAAGTGCTGTCGCCTTCACTGATAATCCCATTGGA
Proteins encoded:
- a CDS encoding DUF2845 domain-containing protein; amino-acid sequence: MQLTRNAVTLLVTAVLAVINTSAYASMRCSNGIISEGDSTLVVLDKCGEPASSQTIPPVIGANGLPQNNSVTIENWVYGPDNGASRYLKFIDGKLVKIETRR